From a single Solenopsis invicta isolate M01_SB chromosome 4, UNIL_Sinv_3.0, whole genome shotgun sequence genomic region:
- the LOC105194547 gene encoding uncharacterized protein LOC105194547 isoform X2, whose product MAGEKLAKGITTFSKEEYDYYQKFISSKKEWPGLKIRTDSQVRCNIPMIIMELYRLVPYKEGSYIHFHPLNMPNVKVCKIELTGMIISIKTCNYYMTLIVDDGTGRVQVNYKLNQNKIRLMRHNREKNRIQDENLKSKTKMNESSKKFSENMGTECESNDLDMLVEKDDYIHITGYPWLDTNFQQVPNVITTEFMRNTKMMVYALSIEWISEKMYNDKIAKWISNTIRERYIEVEDYTAKNK is encoded by the exons ATGGCTGGTGAGAAATTGGCAAAGGGCATTACTACCTTCAGCAAAGAGGAGTATGACTACTATCAGAAATTTATCTCGTCGAAAAAAGAGTGGCCCGGTCTCAAAATCAGAACTG ATTCACAAGTAAGATGTAACATACCAATGATCATTATGGAGCTGTACAGATTGGTACCCTATAAGGAAGGCTCCTACATACACTTTCATCCACTCAATATGCCTAATGTTAAAGTATGTAAGATTGAACTAACAGGAATGATTATAAGTATTAAGACCTGTAACTATTATATGACTTTGATAG TTGATGATGGAACAGGAAGGGTGcaagttaattataaacttaatcaaaataaaatacgcCTGATGAGGCATAATAGAGAGAAAAACAGGATTCAAGATGAAAATTTGAAgagtaaaacaaaaatgaatgaAAGTTCAAAAAAGTTTTCTGAG aatATGGGGACCGAGTGCGAGTCAAATGATTTGGATATGTTAGTTGAAAAAGATGATTACATACACATTACTGGATACCCATGGCTCGACACAAATTTCCAACAGGTACCAAATGTAATCACGACTGAATTCATGCGTAACACAAAAATGATGGTGTACGCGCTTTCTATTGAGTGGATCTCTGAGAAGATGTACAACGATAAGATTGCGAAATGGATAAGCAATACTATTCGTGAGAGATACATAGAAGTGGAAGACTATACTGCAAAGAATAAATAG
- the LOC105194547 gene encoding uncharacterized protein LOC105194547 isoform X1: MAGEKLAKGITTFSKEEYDYYQKFISSKKEWPGLKIRTDSQVRCNIPMIIMELYRLVPYKEGSYIHFHPLNMPNVKVCKIELTGMIISIKTCNYYMTLIVDDGTGRVQVNYKLNQNKIRLMRHNREKNRIQDENLKSKTKMNESSKKFSEVVSPYDATNMGTECESNDLDMLVEKDDYIHITGYPWLDTNFQQVPNVITTEFMRNTKMMVYALSIEWISEKMYNDKIAKWISNTIRERYIEVEDYTAKNK; encoded by the exons ATGGCTGGTGAGAAATTGGCAAAGGGCATTACTACCTTCAGCAAAGAGGAGTATGACTACTATCAGAAATTTATCTCGTCGAAAAAAGAGTGGCCCGGTCTCAAAATCAGAACTG ATTCACAAGTAAGATGTAACATACCAATGATCATTATGGAGCTGTACAGATTGGTACCCTATAAGGAAGGCTCCTACATACACTTTCATCCACTCAATATGCCTAATGTTAAAGTATGTAAGATTGAACTAACAGGAATGATTATAAGTATTAAGACCTGTAACTATTATATGACTTTGATAG TTGATGATGGAACAGGAAGGGTGcaagttaattataaacttaatcaaaataaaatacgcCTGATGAGGCATAATAGAGAGAAAAACAGGATTCAAGATGAAAATTTGAAgagtaaaacaaaaatgaatgaAAGTTCAAAAAAGTTTTCTGAGGTAGTATCCCCATATGACGCAACT aatATGGGGACCGAGTGCGAGTCAAATGATTTGGATATGTTAGTTGAAAAAGATGATTACATACACATTACTGGATACCCATGGCTCGACACAAATTTCCAACAGGTACCAAATGTAATCACGACTGAATTCATGCGTAACACAAAAATGATGGTGTACGCGCTTTCTATTGAGTGGATCTCTGAGAAGATGTACAACGATAAGATTGCGAAATGGATAAGCAATACTATTCGTGAGAGATACATAGAAGTGGAAGACTATACTGCAAAGAATAAATAG